A region from the Phycisphaerales bacterium genome encodes:
- the rplS gene encoding 50S ribosomal protein L19, producing MAAQSIIENINAQSLKTDLPRIDIGDTINVHFRIVEGDKERLQVFQGVVISRKGRGIDEMMVVRRIVDEVGIERIFPINSPLVAKFDIVRRADARRAKLYFLRDRVGKSRRLRDRRRGLKHVSSK from the coding sequence ATGGCCGCTCAATCCATCATCGAGAACATCAACGCCCAATCGCTCAAGACCGATCTCCCGCGGATCGACATCGGCGACACGATCAACGTCCACTTCCGTATCGTGGAAGGCGACAAAGAACGCCTCCAGGTCTTCCAGGGCGTCGTGATCTCGCGCAAGGGCCGAGGCATCGACGAGATGATGGTCGTCCGTCGCATCGTCGACGAGGTCGGCATCGAGCGTATCTTCCCGATCAACTCGCCGCTGGTCGCCAAGTTCGACATCGTCCGCCGCGCCGATGCCCGTCGCGCCAAGTTGTACTTCCTGCGTGACCGCGTGGGCAAGAGCCGCCGCCTCCGCGACCGCCGGCGCGGGCTCAAGCACGTCTCGTCGAAGTAA
- a CDS encoding zinc-binding dehydrogenase produces the protein MKAVVVERKNAIVAPNVVIRVDWPDPKPPTAGWALIRTLASAFNQMDLWVGRGVPGLDLAYPRVSGCDACGVVEAVGPDTDPSWVGRRVIVNAAMRVPDRISPDDPPASTLAPNYELIGEHHFGMHAEKFLAPVGNLADVGDSDPTDAAAFGLCALTAYSMMVTKAQLRPGQSVLITGIGGGVATSALAIARHLSCPIAVTSRHQWKIDRAKELGADFGVVDTGADWSRDVRAWTRKRGVDMAVDSSGKATHLSSIKSLARGGAYVTPGCTSGPDAVTDLARIFWNQLRLFGSTMGTNAEFQEVASLFRAGSLKPVVDKVYEAKDARQAYERLEAAEQFGKIVLRWA, from the coding sequence ATGAAAGCCGTCGTCGTCGAGCGAAAGAACGCCATCGTCGCCCCCAACGTCGTCATCCGCGTCGACTGGCCCGATCCCAAGCCCCCCACCGCCGGCTGGGCGCTCATTCGCACGCTCGCCAGCGCTTTCAATCAGATGGACCTCTGGGTCGGTCGCGGCGTGCCGGGGCTGGACCTCGCATACCCGCGCGTCTCGGGGTGCGACGCGTGCGGCGTCGTCGAGGCGGTCGGGCCCGACACCGATCCGTCATGGGTCGGCCGACGCGTGATCGTGAACGCGGCGATGCGCGTACCCGACCGGATCTCGCCCGATGATCCTCCGGCCTCGACGCTCGCGCCGAACTATGAACTCATCGGCGAGCACCACTTCGGCATGCACGCCGAGAAGTTCCTCGCGCCCGTCGGCAACCTCGCCGACGTCGGCGACAGCGACCCCACCGACGCCGCGGCCTTTGGCCTGTGCGCCCTCACCGCCTACTCGATGATGGTCACCAAGGCCCAACTCCGCCCGGGCCAATCCGTGCTCATCACCGGCATCGGCGGCGGCGTGGCAACCTCAGCCCTCGCGATCGCCAGGCACCTCTCCTGCCCCATCGCCGTCACCAGCCGCCACCAGTGGAAGATCGACCGCGCCAAAGAACTCGGCGCCGACTTCGGCGTCGTGGACACCGGCGCCGACTGGTCGCGCGACGTCCGCGCCTGGACCAGGAAGCGCGGCGTGGACATGGCCGTCGATTCCTCGGGGAAGGCGACACATCTCAGCAGCATCAAGAGCCTCGCGCGAGGCGGGGCATACGTCACGCCCGGATGCACCTCGGGCCCCGACGCCGTCACCGATCTCGCCCGCATCTTCTGGAACCAACTCCGCCTCTTCGGCTCGACGATGGGCACCAACGCCGAGTTCCAGGAGGTCGCGTCGCTCTTCCGAGCCGGCTCGCTCAAGCCCGTCGTGGACAAGGTCTATGAAGCCAAGGACGCGAGGCAGGCGTACGAGCGGCTCGAGGCCGCCGAGCAGTTCGGAAAGATCGTGCTCCGCTGGGCGTGA
- a CDS encoding Maf family protein, with protein sequence MLTKAGIEHIAEHPGLDDAELAPTTRGVEAYVASLAFLKAAAGAVLPQSAGVDVVLGADTACEQNGTIIGTPTNEDEAYHMIRSLSGREHRVLSGVALVGTWDGRRVIFVDEARVSLGRLSEDEIRTYVASGEWRGKAGGYNLSERLAAGWPIEHSGDPTTIMGLPMRRLVPLLDAWNDHVSPLRRSSGESVS encoded by the coding sequence ATGCTGACCAAAGCGGGGATCGAACACATCGCCGAGCATCCAGGCCTGGACGACGCCGAGTTGGCGCCGACCACCCGGGGCGTGGAGGCCTATGTCGCCTCCCTGGCGTTCTTGAAGGCAGCAGCCGGGGCCGTGCTCCCACAATCCGCGGGCGTCGATGTCGTCCTCGGGGCCGACACCGCCTGCGAGCAGAATGGGACGATCATCGGGACGCCGACAAACGAGGACGAGGCGTACCACATGATTCGCAGTTTGTCCGGTAGAGAGCATCGCGTGTTGTCCGGCGTCGCCTTGGTTGGGACATGGGACGGCCGTCGTGTGATCTTCGTGGACGAGGCGCGGGTCTCGCTCGGGCGGCTCTCGGAAGACGAGATTCGCACGTATGTTGCATCTGGGGAATGGCGCGGGAAGGCAGGCGGCTACAACTTGAGCGAACGTTTGGCTGCCGGATGGCCGATTGAACACAGCGGCGATCCCACGACGATTATGGGACTGCCCATGCGTCGGCTCGTCCCGCTGCTCGACGCGTGGAACGATCACGTGTCGCCTCTTCGGCGATCGTCAGGAGAATCGGTCTCGTGA
- a CDS encoding PDZ domain-containing protein yields MRTQACSTFTRCVLAGVALTLATPVLAQDVLSARPPEGELEKDSPSVAAPAAKPPTFDLETLVAQLDSPALTDRQKAGDSLHAQSLVVLMGLLTRDSLTLEQRTRLELTARSKFMQGPRAALGVRWNANDPGGATILSTEPAFDCSKVLQAGDIIVRIGDVDIAAVGSLPPAILSYSPDDRVEIRFLRNDKKCVGTVIMGDFRTLANQRLPNQVDFNLATAWLLYRDRTLKGSTRDEAPIAIRFDEHALLAVDTVSTRSRFEDMRMSMPPNGIRVNINMDRAGQDDKSRPTRITSGGDTPLSIAPPPRFFTPLRGDVSEQIRARVAMMERDLESIDSDIATSKALFENAATDDERDLHRNNLKSMSDKRNLIQQQLDGLRQQINGRRK; encoded by the coding sequence ATGAGGACACAGGCCTGTTCCACATTCACACGATGCGTGCTCGCGGGGGTGGCCCTCACGCTCGCGACGCCGGTGCTCGCGCAGGATGTTCTCTCCGCGCGCCCGCCCGAGGGTGAACTGGAGAAGGACTCCCCATCCGTTGCCGCTCCCGCCGCGAAACCGCCGACGTTTGATCTCGAAACCCTCGTCGCCCAACTCGATTCGCCCGCACTGACCGATCGCCAGAAAGCAGGCGACTCGTTGCATGCGCAATCGCTCGTCGTGCTCATGGGGCTGCTCACCCGCGACAGCCTCACGCTCGAGCAGCGCACACGTCTGGAGTTGACGGCCCGATCGAAGTTCATGCAAGGCCCACGCGCTGCCCTGGGGGTCCGCTGGAACGCCAACGATCCCGGCGGCGCCACGATCCTCTCCACCGAACCGGCCTTCGACTGCTCCAAGGTTCTCCAGGCGGGTGACATCATCGTCCGGATTGGCGACGTCGATATCGCGGCCGTCGGCAGCCTCCCGCCCGCGATCCTCTCGTATTCCCCCGATGATCGCGTGGAAATCCGATTCCTTCGGAACGACAAGAAGTGCGTCGGCACCGTCATCATGGGCGACTTTCGAACGCTCGCCAATCAGCGACTGCCCAACCAGGTCGATTTCAATCTCGCAACGGCATGGCTGCTCTATCGAGACCGGACGCTGAAAGGCTCGACTCGAGACGAGGCGCCCATCGCGATCCGGTTCGATGAGCACGCGCTCCTCGCCGTGGACACCGTGAGCACGAGGTCGCGATTCGAGGACATGCGGATGTCCATGCCACCCAACGGCATTCGCGTCAACATCAACATGGATCGCGCGGGACAAGACGACAAGTCCCGTCCCACCAGGATCACGTCCGGCGGCGACACACCACTCTCCATCGCTCCCCCGCCCAGGTTCTTTACTCCATTGAGGGGCGATGTCAGCGAGCAGATCCGCGCCCGCGTCGCCATGATGGAGCGGGATCTCGAGTCGATCGATAGCGATATAGCCACAAGCAAAGCCCTCTTCGAGAACGCCGCCACAGACGACGAACGCGACCTGCACCGCAACAATCTCAAGAGCATGTCCGACAAACGCAACCTCATCCAGCAGCAACTCGACGGGCTTCGCCAACAAATCAATGGCCGGCGAAAGTAG
- the rfaE2 gene encoding D-glycero-beta-D-manno-heptose 1-phosphate adenylyltransferase, with protein sequence MDTLLPVLDRWKPFNAVVVGDFMLDELVYGDAERLSPDAPVPVLHVRRIERRAGGSANVCMDLAALRGSVRAIGAIGDDEAGRELAMALTHEGVDTSSLVVDRSRPTTLKRNYIGLAQARHPQKMFRVDVESREPLDRNVTDAILERLDRVLREGGVDLVCIEDYNKGVCTLELCQGVIERARRAGKPVFVDPARITDYSRYRGATTMTPNRTEAEIATGLKTDGEASIAHNAALARTLMETCDLESVVLTLDRHGALLLEREGKAGATRPPQSIPTVAREVYDVTGAGDMFLAGLAAARTQGCDWHDSVRFANAAAGLEVEVFGVQPIPLERVHHSLLVMNSKFTGKLRTPRELAVEVESQRRAGKRIVFTNGCFDILHAGHVALLDKAASFGDFLVVAMNTDASVRRLKGPGRPVNTQEDRARVLGALGCVGAVVFFDEETPIDLIRAVRPDTLVKGADYTKDRVVGADFVESCGGRVELVDLVAGRSTTATIEKMRTPG encoded by the coding sequence ATGGACACACTCCTCCCCGTGCTCGACCGATGGAAGCCGTTCAACGCGGTGGTGGTCGGCGACTTCATGCTCGATGAGTTGGTGTATGGCGATGCCGAGCGGCTCAGCCCCGACGCGCCGGTGCCGGTGCTCCACGTCCGGCGGATTGAACGGCGCGCGGGAGGGTCGGCAAATGTGTGCATGGATCTCGCGGCCCTCCGCGGGAGCGTGCGGGCGATCGGGGCGATCGGCGACGACGAGGCCGGACGTGAGCTTGCCATGGCACTCACCCACGAGGGCGTCGACACCTCGTCGCTGGTCGTCGATCGATCGCGGCCCACGACGCTCAAGCGGAACTACATCGGTCTGGCGCAGGCTCGCCACCCGCAGAAGATGTTCCGTGTGGATGTCGAGTCGCGTGAGCCGCTGGATCGGAATGTGACCGATGCGATCCTGGAGCGGCTCGACCGCGTGCTGCGCGAGGGCGGCGTCGACCTCGTGTGCATCGAGGATTACAACAAGGGCGTGTGCACGCTCGAGTTGTGCCAGGGCGTGATCGAGCGGGCGCGGCGGGCCGGGAAGCCCGTCTTTGTCGATCCCGCGCGGATCACGGACTATTCCAGGTATCGCGGCGCGACGACGATGACGCCCAACCGCACCGAGGCCGAGATCGCCACGGGCCTCAAGACCGATGGCGAGGCGTCGATCGCGCACAACGCGGCCCTCGCGCGGACGCTGATGGAGACGTGCGACCTAGAGAGCGTGGTGCTGACGCTCGATCGGCACGGGGCGCTCCTGCTCGAGAGAGAAGGAAAGGCAGGCGCGACGCGTCCGCCGCAGAGCATCCCGACCGTGGCGCGCGAGGTGTACGACGTGACGGGCGCGGGGGACATGTTCCTCGCCGGGCTGGCCGCCGCGCGGACGCAGGGGTGCGACTGGCACGACAGCGTGCGCTTCGCGAATGCGGCGGCGGGCCTGGAGGTTGAGGTCTTCGGTGTGCAGCCGATCCCGCTGGAGCGTGTGCACCACTCGCTGCTGGTGATGAACAGCAAGTTCACGGGCAAACTCCGCACGCCGCGGGAACTGGCGGTCGAGGTCGAGTCGCAGCGTCGCGCGGGCAAGCGCATCGTGTTCACCAACGGCTGCTTCGATATTCTGCACGCGGGGCACGTGGCGCTTCTGGACAAGGCCGCGAGTTTCGGGGATTTTCTCGTCGTCGCGATGAACACCGACGCGTCGGTGCGGCGGCTCAAGGGCCCGGGGCGCCCGGTGAACACGCAGGAGGATCGGGCGCGGGTGCTGGGGGCGCTCGGGTGCGTCGGCGCGGTGGTGTTCTTTGACGAGGAGACGCCGATCGATCTCATTCGGGCTGTGCGGCCCGACACCCTGGTCAAGGGGGCGGACTACACGAAGGACCGCGTGGTTGGGGCGGATTTCGTCGAGTCGTGCGGCGGGCGGGTCGAGTTGGTCGATCTTGTCGCGGGGCGGAGCACGACGGCGACGATCGAGAAGATGCGCACGCCGGGCTGA
- a CDS encoding carbon-nitrogen family hydrolase — MRAHLVQFNISWEDKPANFEKVLAMLEAALVEPGDLILLPEMFDTGFSMNPERTRDAGDVTLAFLCDLADAFDATVQGGRTVGDGTASNVMTIVYAAPDGKPTILGEYAKIHPFTLGKEHERFTPGDRIVIYEWRGSDGSLRVMPAICYDLRFPELFRLGLLEGAEVFSLGACWPVARQSHWRALLVARAIENQAVVLGVNRVGNDPNLMYTGGTIAIGPTGEILGELGDEERVLSVEIDPGAVRRWREKFPAWRDARLLGHLSNTQNDNPRTTK, encoded by the coding sequence ATGCGCGCCCACCTCGTCCAGTTCAATATTTCTTGGGAAGACAAGCCCGCGAACTTTGAGAAGGTCCTGGCCATGCTCGAGGCGGCCCTGGTCGAACCGGGCGATCTGATCCTGCTCCCCGAGATGTTCGACACGGGCTTCTCGATGAATCCCGAGCGGACACGAGACGCCGGCGACGTCACGCTCGCGTTTCTGTGCGATCTCGCCGACGCCTTCGACGCGACGGTGCAGGGCGGGCGGACTGTGGGCGACGGCACGGCCTCAAACGTGATGACGATCGTCTATGCCGCCCCCGACGGCAAGCCGACGATCCTCGGCGAGTACGCGAAGATCCACCCCTTCACGTTGGGCAAGGAGCACGAGCGTTTCACGCCCGGCGATCGGATCGTGATCTATGAATGGCGAGGCAGCGACGGCTCCCTTCGCGTGATGCCCGCGATCTGCTACGACCTGCGGTTTCCCGAGTTGTTCCGGCTCGGGCTCCTCGAAGGGGCCGAGGTGTTCTCGCTCGGCGCGTGCTGGCCCGTGGCGCGTCAATCACACTGGCGGGCGCTGCTCGTGGCGCGAGCGATCGAGAATCAGGCCGTTGTCCTGGGCGTCAACCGCGTTGGGAACGACCCGAACCTGATGTACACCGGCGGCACGATCGCCATCGGACCGACGGGCGAGATCCTGGGTGAGTTGGGCGACGAGGAGCGCGTCCTCAGCGTCGAGATCGATCCCGGCGCGGTCCGGCGTTGGCGAGAGAAGTTCCCGGCGTGGCGCGACGCGCGCCTCCTGGGACACCTGTCGAACACTCAGAACGACAATCCAAGGACCACGAAGTAA
- the lpxK gene encoding tetraacyldisaccharide 4'-kinase produces the protein MTNATPRTPERRPILLPAAWVYSLIIGGINRRFDRRKGVVEFDRPVISVGNLSTGGTGKTPMVATIVRWLREAGHDPAIAMRGYAPRGGVGGILSDEARTYAGMFEDLPLVAQPDRIAGLIRMFGTERGERVDSVVLDDGFQHRQIARQLDIALIDATRDPFGDALLPVGSLREPVSSLRRADVVVLTHADAIGEAELSSLERSVRGVAPGAIVCQCVHAWAGLRVAEAAGERDEPVAMLGGMPVVVACAIGNPSAFVAQASRHADVRSTLVLRDHHPFDGATVERVVAMAREHSARAIVVTEKDWAKMSRVPRDRWPCEVVRPVLRLEFLAGGEALLERVLETASMRLDDEEPPQIANE, from the coding sequence GTGACCAACGCGACACCACGCACGCCCGAGCGACGCCCGATCCTCCTTCCGGCGGCGTGGGTGTACTCGCTCATTATCGGTGGGATCAACCGGCGCTTCGATCGCCGCAAGGGCGTGGTCGAGTTCGATCGCCCGGTGATCAGCGTGGGCAATCTCTCGACCGGGGGGACGGGCAAGACGCCGATGGTGGCGACGATCGTGCGATGGCTACGAGAGGCCGGGCACGATCCGGCGATCGCAATGCGCGGGTATGCGCCACGCGGCGGCGTGGGCGGCATTCTGTCCGACGAGGCACGGACGTATGCGGGGATGTTCGAGGATCTGCCGCTGGTCGCGCAGCCCGATCGGATCGCGGGGCTGATCCGGATGTTCGGGACCGAGCGCGGTGAAAGGGTCGATTCTGTCGTGCTCGACGATGGGTTCCAGCACCGCCAGATCGCGCGCCAACTGGACATCGCGCTGATCGACGCGACGCGGGATCCGTTTGGTGATGCGCTTCTGCCGGTGGGATCATTGCGTGAGCCGGTGTCGAGCCTTCGACGGGCGGACGTGGTGGTTCTCACGCACGCGGACGCGATTGGAGAGGCAGAACTGAGCAGCCTGGAGCGGTCGGTACGAGGCGTGGCGCCCGGAGCAATCGTGTGCCAATGCGTGCACGCGTGGGCGGGGCTTCGTGTGGCTGAGGCGGCTGGCGAGCGGGATGAACCCGTGGCGATGCTCGGTGGAATGCCGGTGGTCGTGGCGTGCGCGATCGGGAATCCGTCGGCGTTTGTGGCCCAGGCGTCGCGCCATGCCGACGTGCGATCAACGCTCGTGCTGCGTGATCACCATCCGTTCGATGGGGCCACTGTGGAACGTGTCGTCGCGATGGCGCGTGAGCACTCGGCTCGGGCGATCGTGGTGACGGAGAAGGACTGGGCGAAGATGTCGCGCGTGCCGAGGGATCGATGGCCGTGCGAGGTCGTGCGGCCGGTGCTCCGCTTGGAGTTTCTGGCCGGGGGCGAGGCGCTGCTGGAGCGCGTGCTCGAGACGGCGTCGATGCGGCTCGATGATGAGGAACCGCCCCAGATTGCGAATGAGTAG